In the Oxyura jamaicensis isolate SHBP4307 breed ruddy duck chromosome 18, BPBGC_Ojam_1.0, whole genome shotgun sequence genome, one interval contains:
- the LOC118176019 gene encoding GTP-binding protein Rhes-like, whose translation MSLVVKEKNHVRLVFLGAAGVGKTALIRRFLLDTFEPKHRRTVEELHSKEYEVSGATVTVEILDTSGSYSFPAMRKLSIQNSDAFALVYAVDDAESFESIKSLREEILEVKEDKFPPIVVVGNKAESGGERQVPAEDALSLVELDWNSRFVETSAKDNENVLEVFRELLQQANLPSRLSPALCKRRETFPKEHMLRPPMNKTNSCSVC comes from the coding sequence ATGTCCCTGGTGGTGAAGGAGAAGAACCACGTGCGCCTGGTCTTCTTGGGCGCCGCCGGCGTGGGCAAGACTGCGCTGATCCGCCGCTTCCTGCTGGACACCTTCGAGCCCAAACACCGGCGCACGGTGGAGGAGCTGCACAGCAAGGAGTACGAGGTGAGCGGCGCCACGGTCACGGTGGAGATCCTGGACACCAGCGGCAGCTACTCCTTCCCGGCCATGAGGAAGCTCTCCATCCAGAACAGCGACGCCTTCGCCCTGGTCTACGCTGTCGACGACGCCGAGTCCTTCGAGAGCATCAAGAGCCTGCGGGAGGAGATCCTGGAGGTGAAGGAGGACAAGTTCCCTCCCATCGTGGTGGTCGGCAACAAGGCGGAGAGCGGCGGCGAGCGGCAGGTGCCAGCGGAGGACGCGCTGTCACTGGTGGAGCTGGACTGGAACAGCCGCTTCGTGGAGACCTCGGCCAAGGACAACGAGAACGTGTTGGAGGTCttcagggagctgctgcagcaagccaACCTGCCCAGCCGGCTCAGCCCCGCGCTCTGCAAGAGGAGGGAGACGTTCCCCAAGGAGCACATGCTGCGGCCGCCCATGAACAAGACCAACAGCTGCTCGGTGTGCTGA